One Octopus sinensis linkage group LG11, ASM634580v1, whole genome shotgun sequence genomic window carries:
- the LOC118765306 gene encoding uncharacterized protein LOC118765306, protein MVDPKMKLKNTIAVEKNEINPHEIPAKLKYMHRPPRITPNYGNKRYCMANAFVLKTKLSRVLLYDNVTQQFLLGRKLNSLNSEQEKVARLCDLHRKTFFNQSHLKDLRQHHFGKRTDANMALINAQSELKTNNGHFRNPSLQDFKAPGTTELPPLRSANSNFEQKLKSTLFFKNRHQSHPENGSSKFGNMDYQRGKLLKLDKRFLSLEKLLTPFT, encoded by the coding sequence ATGGTAGATCCGAAGATGAAACTGAAAAACACTATAGCCGTAGAGAAGAATGAGATCAATCCTCATGAAATCCCTGCCAAATTGAAATATATGCACCGGCCGCCCAGAATCACTCCCAACTATGGCAACAAAAGATACTGCATGGCAAATGCATTCGTTCTGAAAACGAAGCTTTCTCGTGTTTTGCTCTATGACAACGTAACTCAGCAGTTTCTTTTGGGGCGTAAATTAAACAGCCTCAACAGTGAACAAGAGAAAGTTGCCCGACTGTGTGATCTCCACAGAAAGACATTCTTTAACCAAAGTCACTTAAAAGACTTACGTCAGCATCACTTTGGGAAGCGTACCGACGCTAATATGGCACTGATAAATGCTCAGTCAGAACTGAAGACAAATAATGGACACTTTCGGAACCCTTCTCTACAAGATTTTAAGGCTCCAGGGACGACAGAGTTGCCCCCATTGAGGTCTGCAAATTCAAATTTTGAACAGAAACTAAAATCGACACTGTTTTTCAAAAACAGACATCAAAGTCACCCAGAAAACGGTTCCTCGAAATTTGGTAACATGGATTATCAGCGGGGTAAGCTTCTCAAATTAGATAAGCGCTTTCTTTCGCTCGAGAAACTTCTAACTCCGTTTACTTAA